From Butyricimonas paravirosa, one genomic window encodes:
- a CDS encoding efflux RND transporter permease subunit, with the protein MSIYNTAVNKPISTLMVFLAIIVLGVAAYIQLPVDQYPKMDPPYITVMATYPGANAADIEENVTKILEDQLNSVDDLKELTSTSYDNLSVISLEFEWEVNLDEASNDVRDAVDKAMSSLPDDIDRPTIMRFNTSMMPILIYAVTAKESYPGIDKILDDKLITRLNRVDGVASVIVAGAPERVVYVDLDPNKLDAYNLTLEQIGNKILAENKDISSGNVKMGQMDYTLRVEGEFEESDQIKNIVLGTQNDKIIYLRDVANVRDTLKDITLEQTINRGRGGVLMVTKQTDANAVAVAKQAKSEIEKAQRELPTDIKFQIISDNSDFIIKSINNLQESLMYALIFVILIVFLFLGRWRATFIIALTIPISLIVAFIYLFATGESLNIISLSSLSIAIGMVVDDAIVVLENITKHIDRGSRPREAAKYGTNEVWLSVIVTTLVTVAVFFPLTLVSGMTGILFKQLGWIVCITVCTSTVTAISLTPMLCSQLMKIQEKTDSSKFSFYNFVSRMLEKLDSAYEKLIRWVLVHKTVTILSMFALFFASMFLAKLIKTDFMPQNDQNYLNVYAKMQSGQRVEVTREVALEIDSIIRKDIPEITLINLSYGSEEEASFASMMNSTGNNILNMRLRTTDIKDRQRSVFQIADQVRGILKAFPDILQYTVTTSSGGSMGGNNVDIEIMGHDFNTTTNLAHSIAEKARQIPGAEDIKISRDEDKSELRIMLDQDKLARHGLTTSEVGSYMRNRIYGYRNSKYKENGEEYDIIVRFDEKYRSSITEIENIIIPDGKGQKVRLKELGEIQEFFSPPNIERKSKQRLLKVSITPAAGVALGDIATAAQEIIDNTEIPQEVSMYIGGSYEDQQESFSSLFLLLLLSLMLVYIVMAAQFESFKMPFIIMLAIPFAFTGVVLALLLTNTTLSIVAALGAIMLVGIVTKNGIVLIDFINLMRERGIRLYDAIAMACRSRLRPVLMTSLTTILGMVPMAISAGEGSETWRPMGIAVIGGMIFSTIITMVIVPAVYAAMDKSGSRDKKKILSKQFKFMADFNPERDLPKKK; encoded by the coding sequence ATGAGTATATACAATACAGCGGTCAATAAACCCATTTCAACCTTGATGGTTTTCCTCGCCATCATCGTACTGGGTGTTGCTGCCTATATACAATTACCGGTGGACCAGTATCCCAAGATGGACCCGCCTTATATCACGGTAATGGCAACCTACCCGGGAGCTAACGCCGCAGATATTGAAGAGAACGTGACCAAGATCCTCGAAGACCAGTTAAACTCGGTGGATGACTTGAAGGAATTGACCTCAACTTCTTACGATAACCTATCTGTTATCTCCCTAGAGTTTGAATGGGAAGTAAATCTTGACGAGGCTTCAAACGACGTGCGTGATGCAGTAGATAAAGCCATGTCCAGCCTCCCGGATGATATAGACCGTCCTACCATCATGCGTTTCAACACGTCCATGATGCCTATCTTGATTTATGCCGTAACCGCAAAGGAATCATATCCCGGTATTGACAAGATTTTGGATGACAAGCTGATTACCCGGTTAAACCGCGTGGACGGAGTTGCCTCTGTTATCGTGGCCGGAGCCCCGGAACGTGTCGTTTACGTGGACCTCGACCCGAATAAACTTGATGCTTACAATTTGACGCTGGAACAAATCGGTAACAAGATTCTGGCAGAGAATAAAGATATTTCTTCCGGTAACGTGAAGATGGGACAGATGGACTATACTTTGCGCGTGGAAGGAGAATTCGAAGAAAGTGACCAGATCAAAAACATCGTGTTAGGCACTCAAAATGATAAAATCATTTACCTGCGTGATGTTGCCAATGTACGGGATACCCTAAAAGATATTACCCTAGAACAAACGATTAACAGAGGTCGGGGTGGTGTATTAATGGTAACCAAACAAACCGATGCAAACGCAGTAGCTGTTGCGAAACAGGCAAAGAGCGAAATCGAGAAAGCACAGAGGGAACTACCGACAGATATCAAATTCCAAATCATTTCGGATAACTCGGACTTCATCATCAAGTCTATTAACAACTTGCAGGAGTCTTTGATGTACGCTTTGATCTTCGTGATCTTGATCGTGTTCTTATTCTTGGGACGTTGGAGAGCAACCTTCATCATCGCATTGACAATCCCGATTTCCTTGATTGTTGCTTTCATTTACTTATTTGCAACCGGGGAGTCGCTTAACATTATATCTCTATCGTCCCTATCTATTGCAATTGGTATGGTGGTGGACGACGCCATCGTGGTATTGGAGAACATCACGAAACATATTGACCGGGGAAGCCGTCCGCGAGAGGCCGCCAAATACGGTACAAACGAGGTTTGGTTGTCTGTAATCGTTACGACGTTGGTAACCGTGGCTGTGTTCTTCCCGTTGACCTTGGTGAGCGGTATGACCGGTATTTTGTTTAAACAGTTGGGATGGATCGTTTGTATCACGGTATGTACGTCAACCGTGACCGCAATCTCTTTGACCCCGATGTTGTGTTCTCAATTGATGAAAATTCAAGAGAAGACGGATTCAAGTAAGTTTAGTTTCTACAACTTCGTTTCCAGAATGTTGGAGAAATTGGACAGTGCTTACGAGAAATTGATCCGCTGGGTACTTGTTCACAAGACCGTAACGATCCTTAGTATGTTTGCTTTATTCTTTGCCTCCATGTTCCTGGCTAAATTGATCAAAACGGACTTTATGCCCCAAAATGACCAGAACTACCTGAACGTGTACGCCAAGATGCAATCCGGCCAACGTGTAGAGGTGACGAGAGAGGTTGCCTTGGAAATTGATTCCATCATTCGAAAAGATATTCCGGAAATCACGTTGATCAACTTGTCATACGGTAGTGAAGAGGAAGCCTCTTTCGCATCCATGATGAACAGCACGGGTAACAATATCTTGAACATGCGTTTGAGAACAACAGATATTAAAGACCGTCAACGTAGTGTGTTCCAGATTGCCGACCAGGTGCGTGGTATCTTGAAAGCTTTCCCGGACATTTTACAGTACACGGTAACAACTTCAAGCGGTGGTTCCATGGGAGGTAATAACGTGGACATTGAAATCATGGGACATGACTTCAACACAACTACGAATCTAGCACACTCCATCGCAGAGAAAGCCCGCCAGATTCCGGGTGCGGAAGATATCAAGATCAGCCGTGACGAAGATAAATCCGAGTTGCGTATCATGCTGGATCAAGATAAACTAGCCCGCCACGGTCTGACGACGTCTGAAGTAGGTTCATACATGCGTAACCGTATCTATGGATACCGGAACAGTAAATACAAGGAAAACGGAGAGGAATATGATATTATCGTACGTTTCGACGAGAAATATCGTTCTTCGATCACCGAGATTGAAAATATCATTATTCCTGACGGCAAGGGCCAGAAGGTTCGGTTAAAAGAACTGGGAGAAATCCAAGAGTTCTTCTCCCCGCCAAATATCGAGCGTAAGAGTAAACAACGTTTGTTGAAAGTGTCTATCACCCCGGCAGCAGGAGTTGCCCTAGGAGATATAGCAACTGCAGCTCAAGAGATCATCGATAACACGGAAATACCTCAGGAAGTATCCATGTATATCGGTGGTAGCTACGAGGATCAACAGGAATCATTCAGCTCATTGTTCTTATTGTTGTTACTCTCTTTGATGTTGGTTTACATCGTGATGGCTGCACAGTTCGAGTCATTCAAGATGCCGTTCATCATCATGTTGGCAATTCCGTTCGCCTTCACCGGTGTGGTTCTTGCCTTGTTGCTGACGAACACAACCTTGAGTATCGTTGCCGCATTGGGTGCTATCATGTTGGTGGGTATCGTTACGAAAAATGGTATCGTATTGATCGACTTTATCAACTTGATGCGTGAACGAGGTATCCGCCTGTACGACGCAATCGCAATGGCTTGTCGTTCTCGTTTGCGTCCGGTATTGATGACCTCGTTAACCACCATCTTAGGTATGGTGCCGATGGCAATTAGTGCTGGTGAGGGTTCTGAAACCTGGAGACCGATGGGTATCGCCGTAATCGGTGGTATGATCTTCTCCACGATTATCACGATGGTGATTGTTCCGGCCGTTTACGCCGCAATGGACAAGAGTGGTAGCCGTGACAAAAAGAAGATTCTCAGCAAACAATTCAAGTTCATGGCCGACTTTAACCCGGAAAGAGATCTTCCGAAAAAGAAATAA
- a CDS encoding PG0541 family transporter-associated protein, producing the protein MKAVFISYNQALTERVAFILDQLQIRGFTQWPLVNGAGTVDGEPRMGTHTWPEMNSATLTIVEEEMVPLILKYVKNLDEVNKENGIRAFVWDITDMY; encoded by the coding sequence ATGAAAGCAGTATTTATATCATATAACCAAGCTTTGACCGAACGGGTTGCTTTTATCCTTGATCAATTACAGATCCGGGGATTCACGCAATGGCCCTTGGTAAACGGAGCTGGAACCGTGGATGGAGAACCGAGAATGGGAACCCACACTTGGCCGGAAATGAACTCCGCAACCTTGACTATCGTGGAGGAAGAAATGGTTCCTCTGATCTTGAAATACGTCAAGAACCTGGATGAAGTGAATAAAGAAAACGGTATCCGGGCATTTGTCTGGGACATCACGGATATGTATTAA